One Corynebacterium efficiens YS-314 DNA segment encodes these proteins:
- a CDS encoding shikimate dehydrogenase, giving the protein MTDKPTHRAAVLGQPIGHSRSPVLHNAGYAALGLDDWAYDRFDCDADALPGLVGGADLSYRGFSVTMPAKFAALAFADEATERARRIGSANTLVRTATGWRADNTDVDGIRGALVELLGGGELVDKRAVVVGGGGTARPAIWALLEAGVSHITVINRSDRTGELSELVDAFPATLSYLPLEGGVEAETTAAAVVISTVPSAAIEGLEGKLAHAPVLDVIYDPWPTPLVTVARSRNIPAVGGHVMLAHQAYGQFEQFTGHPAPRDAMRAALEASLGM; this is encoded by the coding sequence ATGACTGACAAACCCACCCACCGCGCGGCTGTACTCGGCCAACCGATCGGCCATTCACGCTCGCCGGTGCTCCACAACGCGGGTTATGCCGCCCTCGGACTGGATGACTGGGCCTATGATCGTTTCGACTGTGACGCGGATGCCCTGCCCGGACTGGTAGGTGGTGCAGATCTGTCCTACCGTGGATTCTCGGTAACCATGCCGGCCAAGTTCGCCGCCCTCGCCTTCGCCGATGAGGCCACCGAACGAGCCCGTCGCATCGGTTCCGCCAACACGCTGGTGCGCACCGCCACCGGGTGGCGTGCCGACAACACCGATGTGGACGGCATCCGGGGCGCGCTGGTCGAATTGCTCGGCGGTGGGGAACTCGTCGACAAGCGTGCCGTTGTGGTCGGTGGTGGCGGGACCGCCCGGCCGGCCATCTGGGCGCTGCTCGAAGCGGGCGTTTCCCACATCACCGTGATCAACCGCAGCGACCGCACCGGGGAGCTGAGCGAGCTTGTCGACGCCTTCCCCGCCACCTTGTCCTACCTCCCGCTGGAGGGGGGTGTGGAGGCCGAGACCACGGCCGCGGCGGTGGTCATCTCCACCGTCCCATCGGCGGCCATCGAGGGGCTGGAGGGGAAACTGGCCCACGCGCCAGTGCTGGATGTGATCTATGATCCCTGGCCGACCCCGTTGGTGACTGTGGCCCGGTCCCGGAACATCCCCGCAGTGGGCGGGCATGTCATGCTGGCGCACCAGGCCTATGGCCAGTTCGAGCAGTTCACCGGGCACCCCGCCCCGCGTGACGCCATGCGCGCGGCCCTGGAGGCCTCACTGGGTATGTGA
- the aroQ gene encoding type II 3-dehydroquinate dehydratase translates to MHVLVINGPNLNRLGKRQPEVYGSTTLADVEAMVARRADALGVGVSFIQSNHEGELIDAVHNAADHGWPVIINPGGFTHTSVALRDALAEIADGAGFVEVHISNVHAREPFRAHSYLSPIALGVIAGLGVRGYELALEFLADRER, encoded by the coding sequence ATGCATGTTCTCGTGATCAACGGCCCCAACCTGAACCGGCTGGGGAAACGGCAACCGGAGGTCTACGGATCAACCACCCTCGCCGACGTCGAGGCCATGGTGGCGCGACGTGCCGACGCCCTCGGGGTGGGGGTGAGCTTTATCCAGTCCAACCACGAGGGTGAGCTTATCGACGCCGTCCACAACGCCGCCGACCACGGCTGGCCGGTGATCATCAACCCGGGTGGTTTCACCCACACCTCGGTGGCGCTGCGTGACGCACTGGCGGAGATCGCTGACGGGGCCGGTTTCGTTGAGGTGCACATCTCCAATGTCCATGCCCGTGAACCGTTCCGTGCGCACAGCTACCTCTCACCGATCGCGCTCGGTGTCATCGCAGGTCTCGGGGTCAGGGGTTATGAACTGGCCCTGGAGTTCCTCGCCGATCGGGAGCGCTAG
- a CDS encoding replication-associated recombination protein A, translated as MDQDSLFDTPSGSRAAQEATRYFHPGGHAPLAARMRPRTLDEVVGQQHLLGPGRPLRRLIEGSGEASVILYGPPGTGKTTIASLISAATGDRFVALSALSSGVKEVREVINRARTDLIHGARTVLFIDEVHRFSKTQQDALLAAVENRTVLLVAATTENPSFSVVAPLLSRSLLLQLEPLTDDDVRTVLDRALVDERGLAGRITASAAALDQLVLLAGGDARRGLTYIEAAAEAVADGGELTLDTVRDNVNRAVVRYDRDGDQHYDVVSAFIKSIRGSDVDAALHYLARMMEAGEDPRFIARRLVIHASEDIGMADPGALQTAVAAAQAVQLIGMPEARITLAQATIHLATAPKSNAVITAMDSALADVKRGHIGTVPAHLRDGHYEGAKKMGNAVGYVYPHDDPRGVVRQDYLPENLRDRVYYQPTDHGGEKRISEYLGRLRRIIRGR; from the coding sequence ATGGACCAGGATTCACTCTTCGACACACCGTCAGGTTCACGCGCCGCGCAGGAGGCCACACGGTATTTCCACCCGGGCGGGCATGCCCCACTGGCCGCCCGCATGCGGCCCCGCACCCTCGATGAGGTGGTGGGGCAGCAGCATCTCCTCGGCCCGGGACGCCCGTTACGCCGTCTGATCGAGGGCTCGGGGGAGGCCTCGGTCATCCTCTACGGGCCACCCGGAACGGGTAAGACCACCATCGCCTCACTCATCTCCGCGGCGACCGGGGACCGTTTCGTGGCATTGTCCGCGCTGTCCTCCGGGGTCAAGGAGGTCCGCGAGGTGATCAACCGTGCCCGCACCGATCTCATCCACGGTGCCCGGACCGTGTTGTTCATCGATGAGGTCCACCGTTTCTCCAAGACCCAGCAGGACGCGCTGCTGGCCGCGGTGGAAAACCGCACTGTCCTGCTGGTCGCCGCCACCACGGAGAACCCCTCCTTCTCCGTGGTCGCCCCGCTGCTCTCCCGGTCTCTGCTCCTGCAGCTGGAACCCCTGACCGATGATGATGTGCGCACGGTGCTGGACAGGGCGCTTGTCGACGAGCGCGGCCTCGCCGGTCGTATCACGGCCAGCGCGGCGGCCCTCGACCAGTTGGTTCTGCTCGCCGGCGGCGATGCCCGCCGCGGCCTGACCTACATCGAGGCCGCCGCCGAGGCGGTGGCTGACGGCGGGGAACTGACCCTGGACACCGTCCGCGACAACGTCAACCGTGCCGTGGTTCGCTATGACCGCGACGGGGACCAGCACTACGACGTCGTCAGTGCCTTCATCAAATCCATCCGCGGTTCCGATGTGGATGCCGCGCTGCACTACCTCGCGCGCATGATGGAGGCAGGGGAGGACCCCCGCTTCATCGCCCGACGCCTGGTGATTCACGCCAGTGAGGATATCGGCATGGCTGATCCGGGTGCACTGCAGACCGCCGTGGCCGCAGCCCAGGCCGTCCAGCTCATCGGCATGCCGGAGGCACGCATCACCCTGGCGCAGGCCACCATCCATCTGGCCACCGCACCGAAGTCCAACGCGGTGATCACCGCCATGGACTCAGCGCTCGCCGATGTGAAACGGGGCCACATCGGTACTGTCCCCGCACATCTGCGGGATGGTCATTACGAGGGTGCGAAGAAGATGGGCAACGCCGTGGGGTACGTCTATCCCCACGATGATCCACGGGGAGTGGTCCGTCAGGACTACCTGCCGGAGAACCTGCGCGACCGCGTCTACTACCAACCCACCGATCATGGTGGTGAGAAGCGGATCTCGGAGTACCTGGGGCGCCTGCGCAGAATCATCCGGGGCCGCTGA
- the aroC gene encoding chorismate synthase, giving the protein MLRWTTAGESHGQALVATVEHMPAGVPVTKDEVTYQLARRRLGYGRGARMKFEQDKLTFLTGIRHGLTLGSPISIVIGNSEWPKWTTIMSSDALDMEDPENVAAMSSGRGAKLTRPRPGHADFAGMLKYGFDDARNVLERSSARETAARVAAATVARSFLRETLGVEVLSHVVSIGRSEPYEGPTPTFADITAIDESPVRSFGKEAEASMITEIEAAKKSGDTLGGIVEVIVEGLPIGLGSHISGEDRLDAQLAAALMGIQAIKGVEIGDGFEEARRRGSEAHDEMVRDEDGVYRTTNRAGGLEGGMTNGETLRVRAAMKPISTVPRALKTVDMATGDAATGIHQRSDVCAVPAAGVVAEAMVALVLARAVLNKFGGDSLEETTCNIRCYLERIGKRLEFNDGE; this is encoded by the coding sequence ATGCTTCGATGGACTACAGCAGGTGAATCCCACGGCCAGGCATTGGTTGCGACAGTTGAGCACATGCCCGCCGGTGTACCCGTGACCAAGGATGAGGTCACCTATCAACTCGCCCGGCGCCGCCTCGGATACGGCCGCGGCGCGCGGATGAAGTTTGAACAGGACAAGCTGACCTTCCTCACCGGTATCCGCCACGGCCTGACCCTGGGCAGCCCGATCTCCATCGTGATCGGCAACTCCGAGTGGCCGAAGTGGACCACGATCATGTCCTCCGACGCACTGGACATGGAAGACCCGGAGAATGTGGCGGCGATGTCCTCCGGCCGCGGTGCGAAGTTGACCCGCCCGCGTCCCGGCCATGCTGATTTCGCCGGCATGCTCAAGTACGGTTTCGATGATGCCCGCAATGTGCTGGAGCGTTCCTCCGCACGTGAGACGGCGGCCCGCGTGGCCGCGGCCACCGTGGCACGCTCCTTCCTGCGTGAGACCCTCGGCGTTGAGGTCCTCTCCCATGTGGTCTCCATCGGCCGGTCCGAGCCCTATGAGGGCCCGACGCCGACCTTCGCCGACATCACCGCGATCGATGAATCCCCGGTCCGGTCCTTCGGTAAGGAGGCGGAGGCCTCCATGATCACGGAGATCGAGGCCGCCAAGAAATCCGGTGACACCCTCGGCGGCATCGTCGAGGTCATCGTCGAGGGGCTGCCCATCGGATTGGGTTCCCATATCTCCGGCGAGGACCGTCTGGATGCCCAGCTGGCCGCCGCCCTCATGGGGATCCAGGCCATCAAGGGCGTGGAGATCGGTGACGGCTTCGAGGAGGCCCGACGTCGTGGCTCCGAGGCCCATGATGAAATGGTCCGCGACGAGGACGGTGTGTACCGCACCACCAACCGCGCCGGCGGCCTGGAGGGTGGCATGACCAACGGGGAGACCCTGAGGGTGCGTGCCGCCATGAAACCGATCTCCACGGTGCCCCGCGCCCTGAAGACGGTGGACATGGCCACCGGTGATGCCGCCACCGGCATCCACCAGCGTTCCGATGTCTGCGCGGTTCCCGCCGCGGGTGTCGTCGCCGAGGCGATGGTTGCTCTGGTGCTGGCCCGCGCGGTGCTGAACAAGTTCGGTGGTGACTCCCTGGAGGAGACCACCTGCAATATCCGCTGCTATCTCGAACGCATCGGTAAACGATTGGAGTTCAACGACGGTGAATAG
- the ruvX gene encoding Holliday junction resolvase RuvX, producing MKVTPDTPGRDDPGPGRRIGLDVGTVRIGVAASDRDARLAMPVETVPRETGMKGPDRGDIDRLIDIITEYDAVEVVVGLPRDLQGNGSASVKQAREIAFRIRRRLTATGREIPVRLGDERLTTVVATQALRASGINERDGRKVIDQAAAVEILQTWLDGRATALNTLPETPHTDEKGNFPR from the coding sequence ATGAAGGTCACACCAGATACCCCCGGCCGTGATGATCCCGGCCCGGGCCGTCGCATAGGCCTGGATGTCGGCACCGTCCGTATCGGCGTGGCAGCCTCCGACCGGGATGCCCGTCTCGCCATGCCGGTGGAGACCGTCCCCAGGGAGACCGGCATGAAGGGGCCGGACAGAGGTGACATCGACAGACTGATCGACATCATCACCGAATACGACGCTGTTGAGGTTGTCGTGGGTCTGCCCCGGGACCTCCAGGGCAACGGTTCAGCCAGTGTCAAACAGGCCAGGGAGATCGCCTTCCGGATCCGCCGCCGTCTCACCGCCACCGGACGGGAGATCCCCGTCCGCCTGGGCGATGAGCGTCTGACCACCGTTGTGGCCACCCAGGCACTGAGGGCATCAGGCATCAATGAACGTGATGGCCGTAAAGTCATCGATCAGGCGGCCGCGGTGGAGATCCTGCAGACCTGGCTCGACGGGCGTGCAACCGCCCTGAACACGCTTCCCGAAACACCCCACACCGATGAGAAGGGAAACTTCCCACGATGA
- a CDS encoding shikimate kinase: MARPIVVLVGPPGAGKSTIGRRLARALNADLVDSDELIEKATGKACGEVFSELGEPAFRELEAHHVAEALNHDGVVSLGGGAILTESTRELLREHDVVWIDVSVAEGVRRTAGERTRPVLAADDPVEHYRNLLETRRPLYEEVSTFRVRTNSRSPQQVVAEILHHLEDD, encoded by the coding sequence GTGGCACGTCCCATCGTCGTCCTGGTCGGTCCACCCGGTGCAGGCAAATCCACCATCGGTCGGCGTCTGGCCCGTGCCCTTAATGCGGACCTGGTGGACAGTGATGAACTGATCGAGAAGGCCACCGGCAAGGCCTGCGGGGAGGTGTTCTCCGAACTCGGTGAGCCCGCCTTCCGCGAGCTGGAGGCACACCACGTCGCCGAGGCACTCAACCATGACGGTGTGGTGAGCCTCGGTGGTGGGGCCATCCTCACCGAATCCACCCGTGAGCTGCTCAGGGAGCACGATGTGGTGTGGATCGATGTCTCCGTCGCCGAGGGGGTGCGCCGCACCGCCGGGGAGCGGACCCGTCCGGTCCTGGCGGCTGACGACCCGGTCGAGCACTACCGCAACCTCCTGGAAACCCGCCGTCCGCTCTATGAGGAGGTGTCCACGTTCCGCGTGCGCACCAACTCCCGCAGTCCACAGCAGGTGGTGGCAGAGATCCTGCACCACCTCGAGGATGATTAG
- the mltG gene encoding endolytic transglycosylase MltG, with translation MSNKTSGSARNRRMEPVYVKRRQRFLAVTIAALILLIGAVIYIGVATSDRGGGTTDFEGTGNGVVQLVEIPEGSSMSELGPELEERGIVATNAAFQTAAAGNPDAGSIQPGFYRLQEEMSAAAAVAALLDPNNQVDLVDIHGGATLMDVAVVGGDTRPGIYSQIAQVTCTEGSTNCITVEDLQTVAATADPATLGVPEWAVGPVESRGNDPKRLEGLIMPGQYVVNPTADAQGILTDLITRSAAKFEETDIVTRAQGINLTPYELLTAASLIEREAPAGDFDKVARVILNRLEEPMRLQFDSTVNYGLPEVEVATTDQDRETVTPWNTYAMDGLPETPIAAVSMEALQAMENPAEGNWLYFVTVDTDGTTVFNDTFEQHQEDTMRAINSGVLDSNR, from the coding sequence ATGAGCAACAAGACCAGCGGTTCAGCCCGGAACCGACGGATGGAGCCCGTATACGTGAAGCGACGCCAGCGGTTCCTCGCGGTGACCATCGCCGCGCTGATTCTCCTCATCGGAGCTGTCATCTACATCGGTGTCGCCACCTCTGACCGCGGTGGCGGCACCACCGACTTCGAGGGCACCGGCAATGGTGTGGTTCAACTCGTGGAGATCCCCGAGGGGTCCTCCATGTCGGAACTGGGCCCCGAACTCGAGGAGCGGGGCATCGTGGCCACCAACGCGGCCTTCCAGACCGCCGCCGCCGGCAACCCCGACGCCGGCAGTATCCAGCCCGGTTTCTACCGCCTCCAGGAGGAGATGAGTGCCGCCGCCGCGGTGGCGGCACTGCTCGATCCCAACAATCAGGTGGATCTGGTGGACATCCACGGTGGTGCCACCCTCATGGATGTCGCGGTGGTCGGCGGGGACACCCGCCCGGGCATCTATTCCCAGATCGCCCAGGTCACGTGCACCGAGGGGTCCACCAACTGCATCACCGTGGAGGATCTGCAGACCGTGGCTGCCACCGCGGACCCGGCCACCCTCGGCGTGCCGGAGTGGGCTGTGGGTCCGGTGGAGTCCCGGGGCAACGACCCGAAGCGACTGGAGGGACTCATCATGCCCGGCCAGTACGTGGTCAACCCCACCGCCGATGCGCAGGGCATCCTCACCGACCTGATCACCCGTTCGGCTGCGAAGTTCGAGGAGACAGATATCGTCACCCGGGCTCAGGGCATCAACCTCACCCCCTATGAACTGCTGACCGCCGCCTCCCTCATCGAACGTGAGGCCCCGGCCGGGGACTTCGACAAGGTCGCCCGCGTGATCCTCAACCGCCTGGAGGAGCCGATGCGTCTGCAGTTCGACTCCACCGTCAACTATGGCCTGCCGGAGGTCGAGGTGGCCACCACCGACCAGGACCGCGAAACCGTCACCCCGTGGAACACCTATGCCATGGACGGACTGCCCGAGACCCCGATCGCCGCGGTGTCGATGGAGGCTCTCCAGGCGATGGAGAACCCGGCCGAGGGCAACTGGCTGTACTTCGTCACGGTGGACACCGATGGCACCACCGTGTTCAACGACACCTTCGAACAGCACCAGGAGGACACCATGCGCGCCATCAACAGCGGTGTCCTAGACAGTAACCGCTAG
- the alaS gene encoding alanine--tRNA ligase: MQTHEIRERFTNHFVNAGHTAVPSASLILDDPNLLFVNAGMVPFKPYFLGQQTPPFANGTATSIQKCVRTLDIEEVGITTRHNTFFQMAGNFSFGQYFKEGAITHAWTLLTNPVEEGGYGLDPERLWVTVYLDDDEAAEIWEKKIGVPAERIQRLGMADNYWSMGVPGPCGPCSEIYYDRGPKYGNEGGPAVDDSRYLEIWNLVFMEFERGEGTGKDSFEIIGELPKKNIDTGMGVERVACILQGVENVYETDLLRPVIDVAETLTGATYGRDNTADIRFRVIADHSRTGMMLILDGVTPGNEGRGYILRRLLRRIIRSARLLGATGETMEKFMNTIMDTMTPSYPEIAENRERILRVAITEERAFLKTLVSGTHLFEEAAASIKSSGSTTVAGAQAFALHDTYGFPIDLTLEMAAEAGLEVDVEGFESLMAEQRSRAKADSQAKKHGHADLSIYREWVDNHPTVFTGFEELESQSRVLGLLSDGTRINEAAEGQEVEVILDQSPLYAESGGQLGDRGRILMGDTVVDIQDVQKIGKKLWVHKAVVANGGLAVGDEVVAAVDKQWRHAARQAHTATHLIHAALRQVLGPTAVQAGSMNKPGYLRFDFNYTDQLTPEQLNQIQAITNEAVDTDWAVNTIETSLEEARAMGAMALFGENYGDLVRVVEIGGPFSMELCGGTHVEHSSQIGPVALLGESSIGSGVRRIEAYSGLNSFNYLSKERALAESLSSILKTPSTDLPERISQLLDKLKAAEKEIATLHRRELAAKSEEFITGAEEINGIRAVMVRVQDGLDAGDLRTLATTLRDKLSNGEGLVVVASRSEDGTKVPFVAGATKQAVARGVHSGNLIKLIGSYIDGRGGGKPDMAQGSGSDIDGLDAAFNAVRAELENL, encoded by the coding sequence GTGCAGACCCATGAGATCAGGGAACGCTTCACCAATCACTTCGTTAATGCCGGTCACACGGCAGTTCCCAGCGCGTCGCTGATTCTGGATGACCCGAACCTGCTCTTCGTCAACGCGGGCATGGTCCCCTTCAAGCCGTACTTCCTGGGGCAGCAGACCCCACCGTTCGCCAACGGCACCGCCACCTCCATCCAGAAGTGTGTGCGCACCCTCGACATCGAGGAGGTGGGTATCACCACCCGCCACAACACCTTCTTCCAGATGGCCGGCAACTTCTCCTTCGGCCAGTACTTCAAGGAGGGTGCCATCACCCACGCCTGGACCCTGCTGACCAACCCGGTGGAGGAGGGTGGTTATGGTCTGGATCCCGAACGCCTCTGGGTCACCGTCTACCTCGATGATGATGAGGCCGCCGAGATCTGGGAGAAGAAGATCGGGGTGCCGGCTGAACGTATCCAGCGCCTGGGTATGGCCGACAACTACTGGTCGATGGGTGTGCCCGGCCCGTGTGGTCCCTGCTCGGAGATCTACTACGACCGTGGCCCCAAGTACGGCAACGAGGGTGGCCCGGCGGTCGATGACAGCCGTTATCTGGAGATCTGGAACCTGGTGTTCATGGAGTTCGAGCGCGGTGAGGGTACCGGCAAGGACAGTTTCGAGATCATCGGTGAGCTGCCCAAGAAGAACATCGACACCGGCATGGGTGTCGAGCGTGTCGCCTGCATCCTGCAGGGGGTGGAAAACGTCTACGAGACCGATCTGCTGCGCCCGGTCATCGATGTCGCCGAGACCCTCACCGGCGCCACCTACGGCAGGGACAACACCGCGGACATCCGCTTCCGTGTGATCGCCGATCACTCCCGCACCGGTATGATGCTCATCCTCGATGGTGTCACCCCGGGCAATGAGGGCCGTGGTTATATCCTGCGTCGTCTGCTGCGCCGCATCATCCGTTCCGCGCGTCTGCTCGGTGCCACTGGTGAGACCATGGAGAAATTCATGAACACCATCATGGACACCATGACCCCGTCCTACCCGGAGATCGCCGAGAACCGTGAGCGTATCCTGCGGGTGGCCATCACCGAGGAGCGCGCGTTCCTCAAGACCCTGGTCTCCGGCACCCACCTGTTTGAGGAGGCTGCTGCCTCCATCAAGTCCTCCGGCAGCACCACCGTCGCCGGTGCACAGGCCTTCGCGCTGCACGACACCTATGGTTTCCCCATCGACCTCACCCTTGAGATGGCCGCCGAGGCCGGCCTGGAGGTCGATGTCGAGGGCTTCGAGTCGCTCATGGCAGAACAGCGTTCCCGCGCCAAGGCCGACAGCCAGGCCAAGAAGCACGGCCACGCCGACCTGTCCATCTACCGTGAGTGGGTGGACAACCACCCGACCGTGTTCACCGGTTTCGAGGAATTGGAATCACAGTCCCGCGTTCTCGGTCTGCTGTCCGATGGCACCCGCATCAATGAGGCCGCCGAGGGCCAGGAGGTTGAGGTCATCCTCGACCAGTCCCCGCTGTACGCCGAGTCCGGTGGACAGCTCGGTGACCGTGGCCGGATCCTCATGGGCGATACCGTCGTGGATATCCAGGATGTGCAGAAGATCGGCAAGAAGCTGTGGGTCCACAAGGCCGTGGTGGCCAATGGCGGGCTCGCGGTCGGTGATGAGGTGGTGGCCGCCGTCGACAAGCAGTGGCGTCACGCCGCACGCCAGGCACACACCGCAACCCACCTGATCCACGCCGCCCTGCGCCAGGTGCTCGGCCCCACCGCCGTCCAGGCGGGTTCCATGAATAAGCCGGGTTACCTGCGCTTCGACTTCAACTACACCGATCAGCTGACCCCGGAGCAGCTCAACCAGATCCAGGCCATCACCAATGAGGCCGTGGACACCGACTGGGCCGTCAACACCATCGAGACCTCACTGGAGGAGGCCCGCGCGATGGGTGCCATGGCGCTGTTCGGTGAGAACTACGGTGATCTGGTCCGCGTCGTGGAGATCGGCGGTCCCTTCTCCATGGAGCTGTGTGGTGGTACCCATGTCGAGCACTCCTCACAGATCGGGCCCGTCGCCCTCCTGGGGGAGTCCTCCATCGGTTCCGGTGTCCGTCGCATCGAGGCCTACTCCGGGCTCAACTCCTTCAACTACCTGTCGAAGGAACGCGCCCTCGCGGAGTCACTGTCCAGCATACTGAAGACCCCGTCCACGGACCTCCCGGAGCGCATCAGCCAGCTGCTGGACAAGCTCAAGGCCGCGGAGAAGGAGATCGCCACCCTGCATCGCCGGGAACTGGCCGCCAAGTCCGAGGAATTCATCACCGGCGCGGAAGAGATCAACGGCATCCGTGCCGTCATGGTCCGGGTCCAGGATGGTCTGGATGCCGGTGACCTGCGCACCCTGGCCACCACGCTGCGGGACAAGCTCAGCAACGGCGAGGGACTGGTGGTCGTCGCCTCCCGTTCCGAGGATGGCACCAAGGTTCCGTTCGTGGCGGGTGCCACCAAGCAGGCTGTCGCACGTGGGGTCCACTCCGGAAACCTCATCAAGCTGATCGGTTCCTACATCGACGGCCGTGGTGGTGGTAAGCCGGACATGGCACAGGGCTCCGGTAGCGACATCGATGGTCTGGACGCGGCCTTCAACGCGGTTCGCGCGGAACTGGAAAACCTGTAG
- the aroB gene encoding 3-dehydroquinate synthase, producing the protein MHVTTIFDTVPVNGASPYEVVIGSGLTPLIAERAAGSGATQVALLHQPALAEVAADIDGALQAAGLQVLHLEVPDAESGKTLAVAGECWDKLGAAAFGRRDIIIGLGGGAATDLAGFVAAAWMRGVRVIQVPTTVLGMVDAAVGGKTGINTAAGKNLVGAFHEPDAVFIDLDRLHTLPDEEIIAGSAEIIKTGFIADEEILRLYESDASACLQREIDGSHLPELIARSVRVKGSVVSADLKESNLREILNYGHTFAHAVELREDFQWRHGNAVAVGMMFIANLSYNLGLIDADLLERHRVILDSIGLPTTYQGGVFDELYEGMTRDKKNRDGNIRFVALTAVGEVTRIEGPDRGELIRAYEAISS; encoded by the coding sequence GTGCACGTGACCACCATCTTCGATACCGTCCCCGTCAATGGCGCATCCCCCTATGAGGTCGTGATCGGTTCCGGGCTCACCCCGCTCATCGCCGAGCGTGCGGCCGGGTCCGGCGCGACCCAGGTGGCCCTGCTCCACCAGCCGGCACTCGCGGAGGTCGCCGCTGACATCGACGGGGCCCTGCAGGCAGCAGGTCTGCAGGTGCTCCACCTCGAGGTCCCCGACGCCGAGTCCGGCAAGACCCTCGCCGTGGCGGGGGAGTGCTGGGACAAGCTCGGTGCCGCCGCCTTCGGGCGTCGTGACATCATCATCGGCCTCGGTGGTGGGGCGGCGACCGACCTGGCGGGGTTCGTTGCGGCAGCATGGATGCGTGGCGTCCGGGTGATCCAGGTGCCCACCACGGTGCTCGGCATGGTCGATGCCGCCGTCGGTGGCAAGACCGGCATCAACACCGCCGCCGGGAAGAACCTGGTGGGGGCCTTCCATGAACCGGATGCCGTCTTCATCGACCTGGACCGGTTGCACACCCTTCCGGATGAGGAGATCATCGCCGGCTCCGCGGAGATCATCAAAACCGGTTTCATCGCCGATGAGGAGATTCTGCGGCTCTATGAGTCCGACGCATCCGCCTGTCTGCAGAGGGAGATTGACGGTTCCCACCTGCCGGAGCTCATCGCACGGTCGGTAAGGGTGAAGGGATCAGTGGTCAGCGCGGATCTGAAGGAATCCAATCTGCGTGAGATCCTCAACTACGGGCACACCTTCGCCCACGCCGTTGAACTGCGGGAGGATTTCCAGTGGCGTCACGGCAACGCGGTGGCAGTGGGCATGATGTTCATCGCCAACCTCTCGTACAACCTCGGCCTCATCGATGCCGACCTGCTGGAGCGCCACCGCGTGATCCTGGATTCCATCGGTCTGCCCACCACCTACCAAGGTGGGGTGTTCGATGAACTCTACGAGGGAATGACCCGGGACAAGAAGAACCGCGACGGCAATATCCGCTTCGTGGCGCTCACCGCCGTCGGTGAGGTCACCCGCATCGAGGGACCCGACCGCGGGGAACTGATCCGGGCTTACGAGGCCATCAGCAGCTAG
- a CDS encoding prepilin peptidase, producing the protein MVLFILCAVFVVWVGVLAAWDLRTRRLPDALTLPGALMITGWAVVVDPWLLLGGAGWFLLYLVTAGVVGGIGGGDIKFALGLGTVAATGSVEGWLLAVVGSSLLTLLLAGVTLSGLAAGGGDRTMRVPHGPGMGLATCLAVWITAA; encoded by the coding sequence ATGGTCCTTTTTATTCTGTGTGCGGTGTTTGTGGTCTGGGTCGGGGTGCTGGCGGCGTGGGATCTACGGACCCGACGCCTGCCGGATGCACTGACGCTGCCCGGGGCCCTGATGATCACCGGGTGGGCGGTGGTGGTGGATCCGTGGCTGCTGCTCGGTGGGGCGGGGTGGTTTCTGCTGTACCTGGTCACCGCGGGGGTGGTCGGAGGGATCGGTGGGGGAGATATCAAATTCGCCCTCGGTCTGGGCACCGTCGCGGCAACCGGGTCGGTGGAGGGATGGCTGCTCGCGGTGGTCGGATCCTCGCTGCTCACCCTGCTGCTGGCGGGGGTGACACTGTCGGGGCTGGCTGCAGGGGGTGGGGATCGGACGATGCGGGTGCCCCACGGACCGGGAATGGGGTTGGCGACCTGTCTGGCGGTGTGGATAACCGCGGCGTGA